A stretch of candidate division KSB1 bacterium DNA encodes these proteins:
- a CDS encoding N-acetylmuramoyl-L-alanine amidase, translating into MLSKALSMALFCWLILEAGSLAGQVQGVLVRYKEDAQTRQLRAFQQSGCHYVALDELAAALGGRTVKTAKANKTVLYLGKAELTVSPFNCFIVIGNAVRHMPIEALLRDGELFVPVQYFLEAVADYLPAGLQWDENSATLTLAAGGGAVQGVTVEEKANGTLVRIATTRRFAASDVYTSLPGNGWLYVDFYKGTVDSTVANLDDRAKIVRQWYTSQLSPELARVALRLRGNPTKRQVIIPSEGAEVWVSLPSQDTLSTDLVNDLRAQREKWRVDTIVLDPGHGGKDPGAIGPTGLYEKDVTLSVAKELRAMLEDELGLTVHMTRTGDTYPTLKQRTTLANRRNGKLFISIHANAHRSPKARGFSVYILGPAKSEEALEVARRENAVLQEYESAANGYDEMANPNFILAVMAHNEFVRESEQLAGLISRGLERWAKTPNLGVEQAGFYVLVGASMPSVLVEVGFISNREEEKLLRMKGHHKRIARGIFEGIKRFKETYETPLSTGSRQPSGWSEALR; encoded by the coding sequence ATGCTGAGCAAAGCCCTCAGCATGGCGCTTTTTTGTTGGCTGATCCTGGAGGCGGGGTCATTGGCGGGCCAGGTGCAGGGCGTGCTGGTGCGCTACAAGGAAGACGCGCAGACCAGGCAGCTGCGCGCCTTTCAACAGAGCGGCTGCCACTATGTTGCACTCGATGAGCTGGCAGCTGCACTGGGCGGGCGGACGGTCAAGACCGCCAAGGCGAACAAGACGGTCCTCTACCTGGGCAAGGCGGAGCTCACCGTGTCGCCCTTCAACTGCTTCATAGTCATCGGCAACGCGGTCCGCCACATGCCCATAGAGGCTTTGCTGCGTGACGGGGAGCTGTTCGTGCCCGTGCAGTACTTCCTGGAAGCGGTGGCTGATTATCTGCCGGCAGGCCTGCAGTGGGATGAGAACAGCGCAACCCTGACGCTTGCCGCAGGTGGTGGCGCCGTGCAGGGCGTCACTGTGGAGGAGAAGGCGAACGGCACTCTGGTACGCATTGCCACCACGCGGCGCTTTGCCGCCTCGGACGTCTACACTAGCCTGCCGGGCAATGGGTGGCTGTATGTGGATTTCTATAAGGGCACGGTCGACAGTACGGTTGCCAACCTGGACGACCGGGCAAAGATAGTGCGCCAGTGGTACACCAGCCAGCTCTCTCCTGAGCTGGCCCGCGTCGCCCTCAGGCTGCGTGGCAACCCCACAAAGAGGCAAGTGATCATCCCCAGCGAGGGCGCGGAGGTGTGGGTGTCGTTGCCTTCTCAGGACACCCTGTCCACCGACCTCGTGAACGACCTGCGGGCCCAGAGGGAGAAGTGGCGCGTCGACACGATTGTCTTGGACCCCGGCCATGGGGGCAAGGACCCCGGCGCAATCGGTCCCACTGGACTTTATGAGAAGGACGTGACCCTATCGGTGGCCAAAGAGCTGCGCGCCATGCTTGAGGACGAACTGGGTCTGACCGTGCACATGACGCGCACTGGAGACACCTACCCCACCCTCAAGCAGCGCACCACTTTGGCCAACCGGCGGAATGGCAAGCTGTTCATCAGCATCCACGCCAATGCCCACCGCAGCCCAAAGGCGCGCGGCTTCTCTGTGTACATCCTCGGTCCTGCCAAGTCCGAGGAAGCCCTTGAAGTGGCGCGCCGCGAGAATGCCGTGCTCCAGGAGTACGAGTCGGCGGCCAACGGCTACGACGAGATGGCCAACCCTAACTTCATTCTTGCGGTGATGGCGCACAACGAATTCGTGCGCGAAAGCGAGCAATTAGCTGGTCTCATCTCCCGCGGCCTGGAGCGATGGGCCAAGACGCCCAATCTCGGCGTTGAGCAGGCCGGCTTCTACGTGCTCGTGGGTGCCTCCATGCCCAGTGTGCTGGTGGAAGTGGGCTTCATTTCAAACCGGGAGGAGGAAAAGCTCCTGCGCATGAAGGGTCACCACAAGCGGATCGCTCGCGGCATTTTCGAAGGGATAAAGCGTTTCAAGGAGACCTACGAGACGCCGCTGTCCACCGGGTCACGCCAGCCATCCGGTTGGAGTGAGGCGCTGCGCTGA
- a CDS encoding rhomboid family intramembrane serine protease, which yields MYEDRLRTRFSLAMVAMPRAVKWLLAANIVMFIVQQLGNAFLQPMVVSGRLLLPVRIPRLEAFLALIPAWVVGKGWWWQIFTYMFLHGNLLHLLVNMLFLWVFGAELERVWGWRRLLSYYLTCGIGAGVFHLVFRLHSAVPVVGASGAVYGLLMAYGLLFPERVITLFLFFVLPIQIRAKYLVLLFGGMSLLGGIGSLFGSEGGIAHLAHLGGMVVGYFYLRRGWLFGNPLVRVRQWWRNRRVEAQQRRWEKMQRYRQRVDMLLDKINEVGYDNLTSREKKELKQASRYLTRK from the coding sequence ATGTATGAAGACCGGCTGAGAACCAGGTTCAGCCTGGCCATGGTGGCCATGCCCAGGGCGGTGAAGTGGCTGTTGGCCGCCAACATAGTCATGTTCATTGTCCAGCAGTTGGGGAACGCATTCCTGCAGCCGATGGTTGTCTCGGGCAGGCTCCTTCTGCCGGTGCGCATTCCTCGCCTGGAGGCCTTCCTTGCCCTCATCCCAGCCTGGGTGGTGGGCAAAGGATGGTGGTGGCAGATCTTCACCTACATGTTCCTGCACGGGAACTTGCTCCACCTCCTGGTGAACATGCTGTTCCTGTGGGTGTTCGGCGCGGAGCTGGAGCGGGTCTGGGGTTGGCGGCGCCTACTGTCCTACTACCTCACCTGCGGGATTGGGGCGGGCGTTTTCCATCTGGTGTTCCGTCTGCACTCGGCAGTGCCTGTGGTGGGCGCTTCCGGGGCGGTGTACGGCCTCCTCATGGCCTATGGCCTGCTTTTCCCGGAGCGTGTCATCACCCTGTTTTTATTCTTCGTGCTCCCCATCCAGATCAGGGCGAAGTACTTGGTGTTGCTTTTCGGCGGGATGTCACTGTTGGGTGGGATTGGCAGCCTGTTCGGCAGCGAGGGGGGCATCGCCCACTTGGCCCACCTTGGGGGCATGGTCGTCGGTTACTTCTACTTGCGTCGCGGCTGGCTGTTTGGCAATCCACTGGTACGTGTGCGGCAGTGGTGGCGGAACCGTCGTGTGGAGGCCCAGCAGCGCCGCTGGGAGAAGATGCAACGCTATCGCCAGCGCGTGGATATGCTCCTGGACAAGATCAACGAGGTGGGCTATGACAACCTCACCTCGAGGGAAAAGAAGGAGCTGAAGCAGGCCAGCCGCTACCTGACGCGGAAGTGA
- a CDS encoding 4Fe-4S dicluster domain-containing protein, translated as MAQKLFAAGVVGAGGGGFPTHHKVAHRVEWVIANAAECEPLLYSDQEVLRVEGEQVLTGLRLIAQATGAQRVAIAVKKKNRDLVAPLRDAAEVVELPDVYPAGDEHEVVALATGRSVPEGGLPVQVGVLVQNVETLRNVAAAWQGEPVTHRTLTVGGCVQQPKVVRVPVGTTVRELLSLCGGAQCQAPAFFMGGVMMGALTTDPETPIDKTTAAVIVLPLAHPCAQRRMQSVAHQLRNARSACTQCVLCTETCNRYLLGHHLEPHRVMRSMALGLAAESEVGHMALLCSECGACEYACPMGLSPRLVNRELKGALRSAGVQAPQPRETKARVRMGSGRIPTSRLMARFQLAPYARPARYCEQEVVPKRVRIRLKQHAGSPARPVVRRGQQVAAGQLIGDCRPDEVSARVQASISGRVAEVDEEMVCIEAA; from the coding sequence TTGGCACAAAAGCTCTTTGCTGCAGGGGTGGTCGGCGCAGGTGGTGGAGGGTTTCCCACGCACCACAAGGTCGCCCACCGAGTGGAGTGGGTGATTGCCAACGCCGCGGAGTGTGAACCTCTTCTCTACAGCGACCAGGAGGTCTTGCGCGTCGAGGGGGAGCAAGTGCTGACGGGGCTGCGGCTGATCGCGCAGGCAACAGGTGCCCAGAGGGTCGCCATCGCTGTCAAGAAGAAGAACCGCGATCTGGTTGCTCCGCTGCGTGATGCTGCCGAGGTGGTGGAGCTCCCCGACGTTTACCCGGCGGGTGACGAGCATGAGGTGGTGGCTCTTGCCACCGGCAGGTCGGTGCCCGAAGGGGGCCTGCCCGTGCAAGTGGGTGTGCTGGTGCAAAACGTCGAGACGCTGCGCAATGTGGCTGCTGCCTGGCAAGGCGAGCCGGTCACGCACCGCACCCTGACCGTGGGCGGCTGTGTGCAGCAGCCCAAGGTGGTGCGCGTTCCTGTGGGGACCACGGTACGGGAGCTCTTGTCGCTCTGCGGAGGCGCGCAGTGCCAAGCCCCCGCATTCTTCATGGGCGGCGTCATGATGGGGGCACTGACCACTGATCCGGAGACCCCCATCGACAAGACCACGGCAGCGGTGATTGTGCTCCCCTTGGCCCACCCCTGTGCGCAGCGGCGCATGCAGAGTGTTGCCCACCAGCTGCGCAACGCGAGGTCTGCCTGTACCCAGTGCGTATTGTGCACCGAGACGTGCAATCGCTACCTGCTGGGGCATCACTTGGAACCGCATCGGGTCATGCGGAGCATGGCCTTGGGGCTGGCTGCGGAGAGCGAGGTCGGCCACATGGCGCTGCTCTGCTCAGAGTGCGGCGCGTGCGAATACGCCTGCCCAATGGGCTTGTCGCCGCGCCTGGTGAACAGGGAGCTGAAGGGTGCTCTGCGCAGTGCGGGGGTGCAGGCGCCCCAGCCCCGCGAGACCAAGGCGCGCGTTCGCATGGGCAGTGGGCGCATTCCCACATCGCGGCTGATGGCTCGGTTCCAGCTCGCGCCCTATGCCCGTCCGGCGCGGTACTGTGAGCAGGAAGTGGTGCCGAAGCGCGTGCGCATTCGCCTCAAGCAACATGCGGGCTCCCCAGCGCGGCCCGTGGTGAGGCGCGGCCAGCAAGTGGCTGCCGGCCAACTCATCGGCGATTGCCGCCCAGACGAAGTGAGCGCCCGGGTGCAGGCCTCCATCTCCGGCCGAGTGGCAGAAGTGGACGAGGAAATGGTCTGCATCGAAGCGGCGTGA
- the citD gene encoding citrate lyase acyl carrier protein, with amino-acid sequence MQERVQVGRSDKSDLLLTIERRTRGGIRLELVSSVAGTFGPQIRATILSTLEALGVRHASVAVDDKGALDYVIQARVEAGVRALWAVEGLGVWPERRVKRRQVPKDRLRRTRLYLPGNNPDLMLNAGLFGADSVILDLEDSVAPADKAAARVLVRNSLLAVDFGAAERIVRINALSAEFGAADLEMVVPAQPDTILIPKCETAESVLEVEQRVAALEREHHLRYQIWLMPLIESARGVLNAYHIASASQRVVALCFGAEDFTADIGAERTAEGKESFVARSLLVLAAKAARVQAIDTVFSDVADVDGLLKSTEEAIALGFEGKGVIHPAQIEPIHRAFAPTPERIAHAQQVIAALEEAEQRGTGVASLGTKMIDAPVVARARRTLQLAKALGLID; translated from the coding sequence ATGCAAGAGAGGGTGCAAGTCGGAAGAAGTGACAAGAGTGACCTGCTGTTGACCATCGAGCGACGCACGCGGGGTGGCATCCGGCTCGAGTTAGTCAGCTCGGTGGCCGGCACATTTGGCCCACAAATCCGCGCCACCATTCTTTCTACCCTCGAGGCCTTGGGCGTGCGTCATGCCTCCGTGGCGGTAGACGACAAGGGCGCCTTAGACTACGTCATTCAGGCCCGTGTCGAGGCGGGCGTGCGCGCCCTCTGGGCGGTGGAAGGGCTCGGGGTTTGGCCTGAGCGGCGGGTCAAGCGGAGGCAGGTGCCCAAGGACCGCCTGCGGCGCACGCGCCTCTACCTGCCCGGCAACAACCCCGACCTGATGCTCAACGCGGGACTCTTCGGGGCGGATAGCGTCATCTTGGACCTTGAAGATTCGGTGGCCCCTGCGGACAAGGCCGCAGCCCGCGTGTTAGTGCGCAACAGCCTACTGGCGGTGGACTTTGGTGCGGCCGAGCGCATCGTGCGCATCAACGCCCTATCCGCAGAGTTCGGCGCCGCAGATCTGGAGATGGTGGTGCCGGCCCAGCCGGACACGATCCTCATCCCCAAGTGCGAGACGGCAGAAAGCGTCCTGGAGGTCGAGCAGAGAGTGGCTGCCCTTGAGCGAGAGCACCACCTTCGCTACCAGATCTGGCTCATGCCACTCATCGAGAGTGCGAGAGGGGTGCTCAACGCCTACCACATCGCCTCGGCCAGCCAGCGGGTGGTTGCCCTCTGCTTTGGGGCGGAGGATTTCACCGCAGACATCGGCGCGGAGCGCACCGCCGAGGGCAAGGAGAGCTTTGTGGCGCGCAGCCTGCTGGTGCTGGCGGCAAAGGCGGCGCGCGTGCAGGCCATCGATACCGTGTTCTCCGACGTTGCCGACGTCGACGGCTTGCTGAAAAGCACAGAAGAGGCCATCGCCTTGGGCTTTGAAGGCAAAGGGGTCATTCACCCGGCGCAGATCGAGCCCATCCATCGCGCGTTTGCCCCGACTCCGGAGCGGATTGCGCATGCGCAGCAGGTGATTGCCGCACTGGAGGAGGCAGAGCAACGCGGTACAGGCGTCGCCAGTCTCGGCACAAAGATGATCGATGCGCCCGTGGTGGCACGGGCAAGACGCACCCTGCAACTGGCGAAGGCCCTTGGCCTTATCGACTGA
- the citF gene encoding citrate lyase subunit alpha: MDLVENAVGRLVPTEIEGRKLRPFQGAHADEGGGRTAGAPIRAASDYRNKLLKSLDDAIDACGIRDGMTVSFHHHLRDGDYVVNMVMDKLARRGLKDLVVAPSALFPCHEPLVRHIEKGVVRRVEGSMNGPVGRACSLGKMKSVCVLRSHGGRYRAIQDGDLHIDVAFIAAPAVDAHGNANGVYGKSACGPLGFALADSLYADKVVVVTDNLVPFPCYPWSIQGGNVDYVVQVEAIGDPARIVSGTTVITRSPTRLLIAKYAAQLVVDSGIMHEPHFSFQAGAGGVSLAFVQFMAEHMARAGVVADFVRGGSTQFMVDLLNQGLTRYILDGQSFDLAGVQSLRDNPRHIETNPFVSYNYHSKGCFAQMVKVSVLGATEIDLDFNVNVNTHSDGWLLHGIGGFTDAADAEVTIITAPLVRGRVPIIVDKVVTVTAPGEMIDVVVTERGIAINPRRKDLLQRLKRSSLPIVPIDKLYRMAVDLTGQPEKPTFAERIVALIEFRDGTIIDAVRQLVPKT; the protein is encoded by the coding sequence ATGGACCTGGTAGAGAACGCCGTGGGACGGTTAGTGCCCACCGAGATTGAAGGGAGAAAGCTGCGACCATTTCAGGGGGCTCACGCCGACGAAGGCGGGGGACGTACTGCTGGCGCGCCCATCCGCGCCGCCAGCGACTATCGCAACAAGCTCCTCAAGTCGTTGGACGACGCCATTGATGCCTGTGGCATCAGGGACGGCATGACGGTCTCCTTCCACCACCACTTGCGGGACGGCGACTATGTGGTGAACATGGTCATGGACAAGCTGGCGCGCAGAGGCCTCAAAGACCTGGTGGTCGCCCCCTCTGCGCTCTTCCCCTGCCACGAGCCGTTGGTGCGGCACATCGAAAAGGGCGTGGTGCGTCGGGTCGAGGGATCGATGAACGGGCCGGTGGGCCGAGCGTGCTCGTTAGGAAAGATGAAGAGCGTGTGCGTGCTCCGTTCCCATGGCGGCCGCTATCGCGCCATCCAGGATGGCGACCTGCACATCGATGTCGCCTTCATCGCTGCGCCGGCTGTCGACGCGCACGGCAATGCCAACGGCGTCTATGGCAAATCGGCATGCGGCCCACTCGGCTTTGCCTTGGCAGATTCCCTTTACGCCGACAAGGTGGTAGTCGTCACTGACAACCTCGTGCCCTTTCCCTGCTACCCGTGGAGCATCCAGGGCGGCAACGTCGACTACGTCGTCCAGGTGGAGGCCATAGGGGACCCGGCGCGCATCGTTTCCGGCACCACGGTGATCACGCGCAGCCCCACGCGGCTGCTCATCGCCAAGTACGCTGCGCAGCTGGTGGTGGACAGCGGCATCATGCACGAGCCGCACTTCTCTTTTCAGGCAGGGGCCGGGGGCGTCTCCCTTGCCTTCGTGCAGTTCATGGCCGAGCACATGGCGCGTGCCGGTGTGGTCGCCGACTTTGTGCGGGGTGGCTCCACCCAATTCATGGTGGACCTGCTCAACCAGGGCCTCACGCGCTACATCCTGGACGGCCAGAGCTTCGACCTGGCCGGAGTGCAGTCCCTTCGCGACAATCCGCGCCACATCGAGACCAATCCTTTCGTGTCCTACAACTACCACAGCAAGGGTTGTTTCGCCCAAATGGTCAAGGTGTCGGTGCTGGGCGCCACGGAAATCGACCTCGACTTCAACGTCAATGTCAACACCCACTCTGATGGCTGGTTGCTGCACGGCATCGGTGGGTTCACGGATGCTGCCGATGCAGAGGTCACCATTATCACCGCGCCGTTGGTGCGGGGGCGAGTGCCGATCATCGTGGATAAAGTGGTGACCGTTACTGCCCCAGGCGAGATGATCGACGTGGTGGTGACCGAGCGCGGCATTGCCATCAACCCACGGCGCAAAGACCTGTTGCAGCGCTTGAAACGGAGCAGTTTGCCCATCGTGCCCATCGACAAGCTCTATCGCATGGCGGTCGACCTGACAGGGCAGCCGGAAAAGCCCACCTTCGCCGAGCGCATCGTCGCGCTCATCGAGTTTCGTGATGGCACAATCATCGATGCGGTGCGCCAGCTGGTGCCGAAGACCTGA
- a CDS encoding BMC domain-containing protein codes for MTQAARDCIGLVEFNSIAVGIEAADAMLKVSEVELVAAKTVCPGKYICLVRGDVAAVQSSVNAGVARGGETVVDEMVLPRVHQGVFPAISATSAVEHVEALGIIETFSVASSIQAADAAAKAAKVTLIEVRLAVGLGGKSFVTLTGEVAAARAAVEAGAAVVQPKGLLMRKVVIPAPKAELVTSLL; via the coding sequence ATGACGCAAGCGGCGCGTGACTGCATAGGCTTGGTGGAGTTCAACAGCATCGCGGTGGGCATCGAGGCAGCGGATGCCATGCTCAAGGTGAGCGAGGTGGAGCTGGTGGCGGCCAAGACGGTCTGCCCCGGCAAGTATATCTGCCTGGTGCGTGGCGATGTCGCGGCCGTACAGAGCAGCGTCAATGCCGGTGTGGCCAGAGGTGGCGAAACGGTGGTCGACGAAATGGTCCTGCCACGCGTGCACCAGGGCGTTTTCCCGGCCATCAGCGCCACCTCTGCCGTCGAGCACGTCGAAGCGCTGGGGATCATCGAGACCTTTTCGGTTGCCTCCAGCATTCAGGCGGCCGATGCCGCGGCCAAGGCGGCTAAGGTGACGCTCATCGAAGTGCGGCTGGCCGTGGGACTTGGTGGCAAGTCGTTCGTGACCCTCACGGGCGAGGTGGCGGCCGCCAGGGCGGCTGTGGAGGCAGGCGCGGCAGTGGTGCAGCCCAAAGGCTTGCTGATGCGCAAGGTGGTGATCCCAGCCCCGAAGGCAGAGCTGGTCACCAGCCTGCTGTGA
- a CDS encoding porin family protein: protein MRRRWATAVVLTVLCMALVPVTSSAQWEKQLGVRVGFLSPKDAKSGFSIGASLGAEVDEAVSIGIAADLFRRHYVKTSAVATTEYQSGVSETTIQKEVDYNTTIVPLLAELLVRMRGSRVHAYLLRGSLGYELLWNKEQNFAQDISERRFYSGFTWQVGGGIMYRLGRRSDISAEVFYSSAEVSRNRTETPAGLPVWDQVDLSGIGARVTVVMGLW, encoded by the coding sequence ATGAGACGCAGGTGGGCGACAGCTGTCGTGTTGACGGTGCTATGCATGGCGCTGGTACCCGTCACCTCTTCGGCGCAGTGGGAAAAGCAGTTAGGCGTAAGAGTTGGGTTCCTCAGCCCCAAAGACGCCAAGTCTGGCTTTTCCATCGGTGCCTCGTTAGGCGCCGAGGTAGATGAAGCAGTGTCCATCGGCATTGCCGCCGACTTGTTCCGCAGGCACTATGTGAAGACTTCCGCAGTGGCGACCACAGAGTACCAAAGCGGCGTCAGTGAGACCACCATCCAGAAAGAGGTTGACTACAACACCACGATTGTGCCTCTCCTCGCAGAGCTGCTGGTGAGAATGCGGGGCAGCAGAGTGCATGCCTACTTGTTGCGCGGGAGCCTTGGCTACGAGCTTCTGTGGAACAAGGAGCAGAACTTTGCTCAGGACATTTCAGAGAGGCGCTTCTACAGCGGTTTTACCTGGCAGGTTGGCGGCGGCATCATGTACAGGCTAGGGCGCCGGTCGGACATTTCCGCTGAGGTGTTCTACAGCAGCGCCGAGGTGTCGCGCAATCGTACCGAGACGCCTGCAGGGCTGCCCGTGTGGGACCAGGTGGACCTGTCGGGCATCGGTGCCAGGGTGACCGTGGTGATGGGCCTCTGGTAA